TCGAGTCGGCAAGGAAGCAGAGCGTCTTGACTACCCGCTCACGGCTCGAGCCTGAACCTTCAACCGCGGCGACGAAGTTGGTGAGCGCCTGGCGTACTTGGACCTCGAACTCATCCGGCAGGATGCCCGTCGCCGGGTCGCCGCCTGTCTGGCCCGCGAGAAACACGATGTCGCCCGCCACGACCGCTGGCGAGTAGTGCCCTCCGGGCGCGGGGATCCCATCAGGGTGCAGAATCTTCAGGTCAGTCATGGAGCCCCTTTCGATGTGCCGCTCACTGCGGCGCCAGTATCGGTTGCCGCCAATATAGCCCCTTCCTCAGGGCTGAGGTACTTAACGCAATAAACTCCCGCAAATAGACCCCTCGGGGCGAGCGCACATCCGACCTTGAGCCATTGAATATGAAGCAGATTCCTCAAAAATGATGTACAGTCTCAGGCAATCCAACCGGCCACCGACGGGGAGGCCCAATGTTCGTGACGGCCCATTTGCCCCAAGTACGCACTGCAGATCCCCCACTTTCCGCGTATTCACGGGCAACTCCGCACGCTGACAGGCGCGCGTCAACCACCGACACGCACATCGCGACACGCGAACCCAACATCCCGAGAACACCCCTTGCAGGGAGCAACGTTGCCCGGTACGTTCTTGAATAAGCTTCCTCATCTTTGAGGATCTACGCGCCGCAGCAGGACAAGAGTCCTCGCGAACCGAACGAGGAGAGTGAGCGCATGACGAGTCAGTCCGTAACCAGCTCGGGAACGAGAGGGACGCCTAAGGAAGTCGTCCGAATCAAACACTGGGGCCGCTGGGTCTCCGGCATCATCCTGGTCGGCCTTCTTGCCGCGCTCATCTATGCCTTCGCGGTTGGCAAGATCGACTGGTCCTACGTCGGTCAATACCTTACGGCCCCTGCAGTCCTTTCGGGCCTCTGGGCCACGGTATACATCTCGGTGCTCTCGATGCTCATCGGTATCGTCCTTGGCATCTTCTTCGCGATCCTCCGGCTCTCTCCCTCCCCCGTGTCACAGTTCTTCGCGTGGCTCTACATCTGGTTCTTCCGCGGCACACCGGTGTACCTGCAGCTGCTGCTCTGGTTCAACCTCGCGCTCGTGTTCCCGACGATAGGTTTCTTCGGCATCTTCGAAGCGCGCACCGTCGACGTCATGACCCCGTTCCTCGCGGCGCTGCTCGGCCTCGGCGTGAACCAAGGTTCGTACCTCACCGAACTCATCCGCGGCGGCATCCTCTCGGTCGACCACGGTCAGACGCAGGCAGCCCAGGCGCTTGGAATGGGTCGCATCAAGATCCTTCGCCGCATCGTGCTCCCGCAGGCCATGCGCGTCATCGTTCCTCCGCTCGGCAATGAGTTCATTGGCCTGCTCAAGACAAGTTCACTCGCCTCGGCCATCGCGTTCCAAGAGGTGCTGTTCCGATCGCAGCAGATCTACTTCGTCAACACGATGGTCATGGAACTGTTGCTCGTTGCCGCGTTCTGGTACCTCATCGTCGTGTCGATCTTCAGCATCGGTCAGTACTACGTCGAGCGGTACTTCGCTCGAGGTCAGGCAGTACAGCAAAAGAAGGGCCTGATCGAACACGTCACCACCTCGTTGGTGACGCTCCCCCGCTCTTTCAAGGGCCAGCGCAAGGTTGAGCGAAAGGTGGCGAAGAAGTAATGAGCCAGCAACCAATGATTGAGGCCGTGAACGTCGAGAAGCACTATGGCGACAACCACGTGCTCAAGGGCGTCTCACTCGAAGTCGAACGCGGCGAAGTACTCTGCCTCGTCGGCGCATCGGGATCCGGAAAGTCGACTTTCCTCCGATGCATGAACCACCTCGAAGCAGTTGACGGTGGCGAGCTCTACGTTGAGGGAAGCCTTGTCGGCTACGAGGAGAAGAACGGCAAGCTCTACGAACTCGCCGAGCGCCAGGTCTGCAAACGTCGTGAGGACATCGGCATGGTGTTCCAGAGCTTCAACCTATTCCCCCACATGACGGTGCTGCAAAACATCATCGAAGGCCCGACCCAGGTCAAGGGCGAGTCGAAGAAGGTCGCAACCGAGCGTGCACACAAACTGCTTGACCGCGTGGGACTCGCGGAAAAGGCAACCGCCTATCCGAAGCAGCTCTCGGGTGGCCAGCAGCAGCGCGTTGCGATCGCCCGAGCCCTCGCCATGGAGCCGAAGCTCATGCTGTTCGACGAACCCACGAGTGCGCTCGACCCTGAGCTCGTCGGCGAGGTGCTTGGTGTCATGCGCGACCTCGCGAACGACGGCATGACGATGGTTGTTGTCACCCATGAGATGGCGTTCGCAGAGGAGGTCGGCGACATCCTCGCGTTCATGGACGGCGGCCGCATCGCACAGATCGGCGCACCCAAGGACGTCATCGCGAACCCCGCGAACGACAAGATCGCGAGCTTCTTCTCACGAGTTCGCCACGAACGTTAAACCCTCATCCTCCATGCAGAATCCAGTGACCAGAAAGGGTCAGTCTCATGAAACTCCGTAAGAAGCTCACCTCGCTCCTGGCGATGGGAGGCGTAGCCTGCCTCGCCCTCGTCGGCTGTTCCTCGGGCAGCGACGCCGCGAAAACTGATGCTGCAGCAGCGCCTGAGGTACACGAAGACCTCGTCGCGATGCTGCCCGACAAGTATGCCGACGCAACTAGTCTGAAGGTTGGAATCACCTCGACCTACCCGCCCATGGAATACATCGACGAGGCGACCAACGAGCTCGCCGGCTTCGACGTCGACATCATCACCGAAATCCTCGGTCGTCTCGGTCTCGAGCCCGAGTTCGACATCATGCCGAAGTACGACCAGATCATCAACGCCGTCGATACCGAGCGCGTCGACCTTAGTCTCACCGCCATGTCAGACACCCCGGAGCGCCGCGAGAAGCTCGACTTCATCGACTACATCTCGTCGGGAACGATGATCTACACGACCGCCGACTCCGACCTCGCCGAGTTTGAGGACCTCTGCGGGAAGTCGGTCGCGCTCGCCCAGTCAACCAACTACCCCGAGCACATCGAACAGCTCGCGGAGGAAGTCTGCGGTAGCAAGGACAGCATTGAGATCATCGGTCTCGACACCACCGCGACCGCGAAGCTCCAGCTCGACCAGCAGCGCGCCGACGCAGCCGTCGCCTCGCCCGAGTCGTACGCCGACATGGCGAACCGCCAGCCCGACACCCTCAAGCCTGTCGGCGAGGTTATTCAGCCGACGCTGTACGGCATCGGGTTCTCGAAGGACAACGTTGAGCTTCGCGAGGCAATCCTCGCTTCGCTGCAGTCAATGTTCGACGACGGCACCTACGAGCAGATCGTAAATGACTGGGGCTTGGAGGCTGGGCTCCTTGAGGAGCCGACCGTTAACAAGGGCGAGGGATAACCCGCCTCAACGGGGTCGTCGGGAAGCGCGTCGCTTCCCGACGACCCCGTTGTCACACCACCACGAGTAACAGAATGGAGAATCATGACAAAGACGCTGTACCGAGCCCCCTGGATCGTCGCCTACCAAGATGGTTCGCACACCCTGCTTGAGAACGGCTGTCTCGTGGTCGAAGACGACCGCATCGCGTTCGTGGGCCGTCACTACGAGGGCGAGGTCGACCAGGAGGTCAAAACCCGCTCGATCATCACACCCGGTCTCATCAGCACGCACGCTCACATGAACGAGTCCCCCATCGACAAGACGATCGTCGAGGACGCGAACAAGCGCCAGTTCTGGTCGTCGAGCCTGATCGAAATCCTGCCGCCGCGCGCGAGCGCAATGACCGACGAAGACAAGGAACACTGCGTCGATCTCTCACTTGCGACGCACCTTCTCACGGGCACCACCACGGTGATGCAGATGGGCGAAGTCTCGGAGTACGTCGTCGAGGCCGCCGATCGCACCGGCATCCGCGCCTACATCGCCGAGTCGTATCGTTCGGGGCGATGGCTCACCCGCGACGGGCGTCGCGTCGAGTACGAGTGGTTTGACGACGACGGCAAGAAGGCGATGGACGCTGCGGCCGGGCTCGTACGGAACATTCACGAGCGCGGCAACGAGCGCCTGCGAGGCTGGCTCAACCCCTCGCAGGTCGACACGTGCAGCGAGGCGCTGCTGCGCGAGAGCATGGAACTCTCGCAGGAGCTCGACGTACCGATCTCAATTCACGCGGCGCAGAGCCTCACAGAGTTCGTCGAGATGACTCGTCGCAATGGCCGGACCCCGATCGAATGGCTTGACGACGTCGGTTTCCTCAACGATCGTGTCATTCTCGGGCATGCGCTGTTCCTCTCCGGCACGCCCTGGGTGAACTTCGCCGGCGACGACCTCGGGCTGATCGCTCGCTCCGGCGCATCGGTGTCGTACAACGCGTGGACATTCGGTCGCAACGGCATCAACATGTTCTCGTACGACAAGTACCTCAAGGCAGGCGTCAACGTTTGCCTTGGCACCGATAGCGACATGCAGTCCATGCTCGAGTCGCTGCGCTGGACCGCGGTGCTCGGCAAGATCGCCGAACGTCGCAGCGACGGAGCACGTGCCGACCAGGCCTTCAACTCGGCGACCATCGACGCCGCAAACTACCTCGGGCGTCCTGACCTGGGCCGAATCTCAGAGGGAGCGAAGGCCGATCTCCTCTTCTGGAACAACGACTCCCCGTCGATGACTCCGAGCCGAGACCCAATCAAGAGCATCGTCTACTACGCCCAGCCGGAAGACCTGCGCGACGTCATGGTTTCTGGCGAGTACGTCGTGCGTGATCGCGAGGTGCGCGGCGTCGATATCGAACGCTCTGTGGCAGCGGTGAAGGACGCGGGTCGGCGGGTCTGGAGCACCTGGCCGGAGTACGACTGGGGCAGCCGCACAATCGACGAGCACATTCCCCTGAGCTACCCGCGCTTCGCGTAGCAAATGCCGTCTGGGGCGCCCCGATTCGTTACGCTCGGGGCGCCCCACACGGCATTTGCATACCCGAAGAAGTCATCGAGCCAGCTGCAGGATGCGCTGGAACAGCTCGGCGTCATTCGTTCGCGCGAACTCTTCCACTTCGGTAATGAGGCGTGTGAGGTGCTCGGTCTGCACACGGTCGGCCTCCTGCACGTCGCCGCGCTCAAGTGCGTCGAGGATCGCGAGGTGTTCCTTCGGGTCCGAGCCGATCGTGCCGTGACCCTTAGTGATGACGAACAGCACCGGCTCAAGGGCGTCGATGCGCTCGTTGAGCGTGAGGTTTGACAGAGTCTCGAGCAGCGGACTGTGGGCAGCCTTGATGATCAGGCGATGGAAGTCGTTGCCGAGGTTGCTATCGACGCCGTGTTCGGCGACTGCGTTGTCGTACTGTTCCACGTTCGCACGCAGGTCTGCGAGGTCCTCGGGCGTCGCCCGTGAAGCAGCGAGGACCGCGGCTTCCCGCTCGACCCCTCGGCGCACGTGCAGAAGATCAATCAGCTGCTCGACCTGCTGAATGTCAAGGGCTCGGGTGAGCTTCGCGCTCGCGAGCTCGTTGCGAAGGGCCGCTTCGGCCATGGCTCGGCCCGCATCGGTCGCGACTCGCCCTTTTCGACCTATGGGGCGCGTATAACCACTTGCGTCCAACTTCGCGAAGAGTCGCGAAACCGTCGCTTCGCTCAGCGCGAGTCCCGCTTCCCGAAGCTCGCGGCTCGCGAGACGTGCGCCGATCGGTTCGGAGTGATCAACGAAGACTCGCATCAGCTTGGCTTCGTCGCGACTCAGTTCAGAGTACGCGGGCAACTTGCCGCCTGTGGGCTTGGGCATGGGTCACCTTTCGTTGGGTCGTAACCAGCATACGAGCAATATGGCCAGGTTTGATTGAGTAACCTCACAACCTGGGATATATTCCTCATTACTGAGGAAACTAATTCACTTTCGACGCGTCAATACGTGTCGAGTCGAAGACGTAACGCAGCTGAGGTGGCACATGAAGCAAACATCATTCGTCCTGCACGGGGGCACCGTCGCCCTCCCCGGTGGTGAATCCGTCGCCGACATTGTCGTGCGCGACGGGAGGATCGACACGATTACCTCGTCGGGCGCCGCTGAACACCTCGGACTCCCGGTAGTCAACGTGGCGGGCAAGGTCGTGATGCCCGGTGGCGTTGATGTGCACACACATATGGATGCACCATCCGGCATCGGGCACACAACGGACACTCACCGCACGGGCACGATCGCTGCGGCCGTTGGCGGTACGACCACGATTGTCGACTACGCGCCGCAGCCCAAAGAAGGCACGCTGCTTGACGCCTACGGCACCTGGAGCGACAAGGCTGCAGGCGAGGCGGTTATCGACTACTCCTTCCACGTCACTGCATCGCACCTCTACGAGGGATTCGCTTCCGACCTTGCAACGCTGGTGACCGAGGGCATTCCGAGCTTCAAGGTCTTCATGGCCTACAAGGGCGACGTGATGCTCGACGACGGCGAGCTCTTTGACGTGCTCCGAAACGCAGGCCGCAAGGGCGCTCAGATCAATATTCACGCCGAGAACGGCGACGTCATCGACCGCATCGCCGCTGACCTCGTACGCGAAGGCATGACTGCACCGAAGTATCACGAGCTCGCCCGTCCGGCGCAGACCGAGGTCGAGGCAGTGCGACGGGCTATCGCGATCGCCGAGATGGCAGAGGCGCCCGCCTATTTCGTGCACCTATCCACCGAAGGCGCGGTCGAGGAGGTCGCAGCCGCACGACAGCGTGGCCTGCCAATCTCTGCCGAGACTTGCACGCACTACCTCACACTCAATCGCAGCGTGTACGACGCCCCGGGGTTCGACGCCGCGAAGTACGTGCTCACTCCCCCGCTTCGCGAGCAGGAGCACGTCGAAGGCCTGTGGAGAGGACTCAAGACCGGCGCAGTCGGCATCGTCTCTTCCGACCACTGCCCGCTCTGCATGCACGGCCAGAAATCGCTCGGGCGCGATGATTTCCGCAAGATTCCGAATGGCGGTCCGGGCGTAGAGCACCGCCTAATGGTGCTCTACGACGCCGCCGTGGCTCAGGGCAAACTTGGACTCACGAGGTTCGTCGAAGTTGCCGCGGCCGAGCCTGCACGTTCAGCCGGCCTCTACCCGCGCAAGGGCGTCATCGCGGTCGGTTCTGATGCCGACCTTGTGATCATTGACCCGAATGGCACCACAACCGTAAGCGCCGATACCCAATATCAGCACGTTGACTACGCCCTCTGGGAGGGCTGGACCCTGAACGGCGCGATCAACCAGGTGTACTCGCGTGGCGTGCTCGTCGCTGAGGACGGCAAGTTCGTCGGGCCCGAGGGTCACGGCGAGTTTGTGCGCAGGTTCAAGAACTAGGTCAACGGCGACGAAAGGAAGGGGCGACAGATGAGAGTTGGCGTAATCGGCGCGGGCGTCGTAGGGCTGAGCACGGCGTGGCACCTCGTTCGCGGTGGCGCGGAGGTAACGGTGCTTGACCGCACTGACGATGACCGAGCGCGCGCATCCTGGGGCAATGCCGGGCACATCGTGCCAGCCATGTCGATGCCACTGCCCGAACGGCGCAATCTCACGGCGGCGGCGACCAGCTTCTACAAACGCAGTGCCGCGGTCACCGCGCCGCGCTCGTACGACTCCGAAACGCTGCGGTTCCTCGCGGAATTCGCAGGGAACGCGCGGCACAGAAAATGGATGGCATCACTACGCGAAACGATGCCGCTCAACCTGCTCGCGATCGCGGCATTCGAGGAGCTCGAGTCCGCTGGCGTCGAGACCACACGCGAATCTGCGCCGTTCACTTCTGCCCTCACGGAGCACCGCGAGGCGGAAGGTCTGTTCGCACACTATGCTGCTGTCGCGGAGGCAGGTTACGACATCGACCTGCGGTTGCTCGCCGGTGCCTCACTAACAGCGGTCGAGCCGCTCGCACGGCTCAAGCGCTTCGGTGTCGAACTCTCGGGACAGTCACTCGTACATCCTCCGAAGCTGCTTCAAGGGCTTCGAGAAGCTGTGGAATCCCTCGGAGTAACCGTCGATCTCGACATCGCGGTCGACCAAGTGGAGCGCGACGGTGACCGCGTCATCATCATCGGTCAGGGCGCCAGGCACGACTTCGACGCGGTGGTCATTGCAACGGGCGCAGCCCTGGGCCGCCTTGCAAAGCCTCACGGCGTGCGCCGCCCTGTCGTCGCGGGTTTCGGCTACAGCATGTCAGTCGAAGTGCCAGAAAACACCCGCGGAATGCTCTACTTCCCGAGCGAGCTCATCGCGTCGACCCGCCTCGGCGATCGCTTACGAGTGTCCTCGCTCATGCAGATCGACCGGCCCGACTCAGGCTCGCGTGCTGCGAGCCACGCACGCCTGCTGCGCACAGCGCAGACGGTTCTGCCCGATGCCGACTGGCGCACGGTCGACGACCGCTGGTTTGGCGCGCGCCCCGTCTCGTCCGACGGCAAGCCGCTGCTCGGCGCAACCGACACCCCCGGCATCTTCGTCAACGGTGGGCACGGGATGTGGGGCGTCACTCTGGGCCCGATCACCGGCAAGCTCGTCGCCGCGTCAGTTCTGTCGTCAGGCCGCACCCGCCCCCCGCGAGGCACGGAGGCGACCCGATGAGCCGTCCCCGAATCCTCGTCATCAACCCCAACCGATCGGTGAGCATGACGCGTGCGATCGACTCGGTCGCCCGGGCCGCAGCCCCCGAGACCGAGGTGATGACCCTATGTGTCAGCTACGGCCCCGAATCAATCGAGTCCGAAGCCGACGCCGCCCTCGCCGCCGTCGCGGTGCTCGAATGCATCTTGGAGCATCCTGCCTACGATGGCTACGTCATCGCCTGCTTCGACGATCCCGGTCTCGAGGCTGCCCGCGAACTCACGACACAACCCGTCGTTGGCATCGCCGAATCTGCAGCACGCGCCGCGGCTGCATACACGCCCGAGGACGTGGGCGTGCTCGTTGTGCGTGAGGGCGTCGTTCACCGGGTGCGAGACACCCTCGCTCGCTATGCGTGTGGCTCGCAGGCGAAGTATCACTCGCTTGACGGCAGCGTCGCATCGCTTGCTCGCGGCGACGACGCGACGGCACAGCAGTTTGAGGACGCGGCCCGGGCAGCTGCCGAAGCGGGTGCGCGCGCCGCGGTGCTCGCATGCGCCGGGTTCGGTCAGTATGCCCGTCGAATCGCCGAATCCTCAGGGCTCGAGGTCATCGATGGTGTCGTCGAAGGAGTCCGCCACGCCACCGCGCTCATCCGCGAGGGGCACCAAAACCACCCCATCACACCGATGCCGTTCTCGGGCATCCGAAGTCACCGGCCAGTCTGGGCCGACAAGGCTGACAGAAAGGCAACCCTCCCATGAACCAGCGAACCCTGACCGCAGCGGCGATTCAGCTCGGGCCGATCCCGCTGTCGGCCCCGCGAAACGAGGTGCTCGATCGGCTCGTCGCGCTGCTCCATACCGCCGCGGATGCCGGTGCAACGTTCGTCGTGTACCCCGAACTTGCGCTCACCTCGTTCTTCCCACACTGGCGCATCGATGACCGAAACGAACTACTGCAATTCTACGAGACCGATTTCCCACATGGCTCGGTTGCGCCGATCATGCGAGCGGCCGCTCAACGCGCCGTGACGTTCGAGATCGGTTACGCCGAAGTCACCCCCGAGGGACAGCTTTTCAACACCGCGAGCCTCGTCGACGGCACAGGCGAGCTTGCACGCTATCGCAAGGTGCATCTGCCGGGCTTTGCCGACGAGCAGCCTGAAGCTCAGCACCAGTTGCTTGAGAAGGGCTATTTCGGCGTCGGCAATCTCGGATTCCCGGTCACCGAAGTGCAGCGCGCTCGCGTCGGCATGGCGATCTGTAACGACCGCCGCTGGCCCGAAACCTACCGGCTCCTCGCGCTGCAGGGGGCCGAGATCGCGTGCATCGGCTACAACACCCCTGTGGCGACGCCGCATCTTCCCGAGATTGATCGGCTAACCCATTTCCAGAATCACCTCTCGATGCAGGCAGGCGCGTACCAAAACTCGATGTGGGTGATTGGCGCCGCTAAGGCCGGCGTTGAAGAGGGCGTCGACCAGATCGGCGGGTCGGCAATCATCGCGCCCTCGGGCGAGATCGTGGCTCAGGCCCACTCTGTCGAAGACGAGGTTGTGGTGGCCGAGATTGACCTCGACATGTGCACGCGTTACCGTGCCGAGGTGTTTAACTTCCTGCACCATCGACGTCCCGAGCTCTACGGACCAATCAGTGCCGCGATGGACCCGGCCTGGCCGTATCCAATGGCCAGGTAGGTCTGGGCGCAGATTGCCGGGCGGTCACGTCGGCGGGGTGCTACTACCGCGGGTCCGTGCCCGTGAGAGTCACCGACCAGCTCGCGGGGTCACGCATCACCGCGTCGTGAATCACGTCGAGGGGCGGCAACGGCACGAGATCTCCGGGATGCTGGAGCGCCTGCGCCGCAAGCAGATGACCGAATCGCAGCCGCTCAACCGGTCCCCTGTTCTCGAGGTAGCCCGCAATCCAACCCGCCGCGAACGCATCACCCGCCCCGACCTGCTCGGTGACGCGTACGCGGGGCGGGTGACAGTCAACGCGCCGCTGCCCAATGAACTCGGTCGCGATCACATCGCCGTCTTTCACAACGAGATGCCGAGGACCCGGGAGAAGCGCGCGAATCGACTCGGCGGTGCGGGTCCCCCAAACCAGCTCGGCCTCGTCGCGGCCAACGAATACGACGTCGGCGCGCTGCGCGCACTCAAGCAACGTCGCGGCTGCCGTTTCGATGTCTTGCCAGAGGCTCGCCCGGTAATTTACGTCAAAGCTGATGAGCGCATCACCTGCAACCTCGCGGTCGAGCACCGCATTCGTCGAGTCGCGCGCCTTCGGTGAAAGCGCTGGGGTGATGCCGGTGGTGTGCAGGATGCGCGGACTCGGCGCATCCCCCACGAGGTCACGTACATTCGCGGCTGAGAAGGCGCTGCCGTCGCGATAGTAGTAGACGCGCGAGCCGGAGGGCTCGACGCTCTTGAAATAGACGCCCGTGGAGAGCCGATCATCGACGTGCACGTGATCGACTCCAACGCCTCGGAAGGCGGCCTCGTCGAGAATAATCTGCCCAAACGGATCTTCGCCGAGCGCCCCGAGCCACTGCACCGCGACCCCGAGTGTCGCAAGATTCGCGGCGACGTTGAACTCGGCGCCAGCCGGGCCAAGTGAGCACGTGGGCCGGGTCTCGATGGGCGCGGGTGGAGATGGCGCGACAACCGTCAACGCCTCGCCGTAACAGAACACGTCTGCGGTCACGTGCATCCCCTCGCTCAAGCGCGGCCCGTTCATCGTTGACAAGCCGTCACGTTCGCAACTAGATTGGCATATATTCCTCATTTCTGAAAGACATCTATCAGAACTGTGCATCTCTAGAGACGGAGGCCTCGTGGAGGACGCCATCGCCGAGCTCGATACCGCACTGGGCCGCGCCCCGATCGTGCCCGTCGTGGTACTCGAGAAGGTCGCCGACTCGCTCCCAGTCGCCGAGTCTCTACTGCGCGGGGGCGCTACCGTCGTGGAGGTCACGTTGCGAAGCGACGCCGCACTCGAGTCGATCACGCGCATCACCGAACTCTGTCCCGACCTCATCGTCGGTGCTGGCACGGTGCTCACCGCGACCGATGCGGAACGCGCCGCGGCTGCTGGTGCCCGCTTCCTCATCTCCCCAGGCTTCACCGACGACGTCACTTCACGCGCTGCCGAGCTCGGGATCCCCGCGATTCCAGGGGTCGCGACCGCAAGCGATGTGCAACGGGGGGTCGCCGCGGGAATGCGACGATTCAAGTTCTTCCCCGCCGAAGCGAACGGCGGCGCTTCGGCGTTGCGGGCTCTGCGCGGGCCATTCCCCGACGTCACGTTCGTGCCGACCGGTGGGATCGGCCCCGATAACCTCGCCGACTATTTCGCGACAGGCAACGTTTGCGCCGTAGGCGGCAGCTGGATGGTGCCAATCGACGTAATCGCCCGCGGCGACTTCACGATGATCGAACGGCTCACGCGCGAGGCGCTGGCCACCATCGCCGAGGCGTGCAC
The Gulosibacter sediminis genome window above contains:
- a CDS encoding amidohydrolase family protein; translated protein: MTKTLYRAPWIVAYQDGSHTLLENGCLVVEDDRIAFVGRHYEGEVDQEVKTRSIITPGLISTHAHMNESPIDKTIVEDANKRQFWSSSLIEILPPRASAMTDEDKEHCVDLSLATHLLTGTTTVMQMGEVSEYVVEAADRTGIRAYIAESYRSGRWLTRDGRRVEYEWFDDDGKKAMDAAAGLVRNIHERGNERLRGWLNPSQVDTCSEALLRESMELSQELDVPISIHAAQSLTEFVEMTRRNGRTPIEWLDDVGFLNDRVILGHALFLSGTPWVNFAGDDLGLIARSGASVSYNAWTFGRNGINMFSYDKYLKAGVNVCLGTDSDMQSMLESLRWTAVLGKIAERRSDGARADQAFNSATIDAANYLGRPDLGRISEGAKADLLFWNNDSPSMTPSRDPIKSIVYYAQPEDLRDVMVSGEYVVRDREVRGVDIERSVAAVKDAGRRVWSTWPEYDWGSRTIDEHIPLSYPRFA
- a CDS encoding ABC transporter substrate-binding protein, translated to MKLRKKLTSLLAMGGVACLALVGCSSGSDAAKTDAAAAPEVHEDLVAMLPDKYADATSLKVGITSTYPPMEYIDEATNELAGFDVDIITEILGRLGLEPEFDIMPKYDQIINAVDTERVDLSLTAMSDTPERREKLDFIDYISSGTMIYTTADSDLAEFEDLCGKSVALAQSTNYPEHIEQLAEEVCGSKDSIEIIGLDTTATAKLQLDQQRADAAVASPESYADMANRQPDTLKPVGEVIQPTLYGIGFSKDNVELREAILASLQSMFDDGTYEQIVNDWGLEAGLLEEPTVNKGEG
- the hydA gene encoding dihydropyrimidinase encodes the protein MKQTSFVLHGGTVALPGGESVADIVVRDGRIDTITSSGAAEHLGLPVVNVAGKVVMPGGVDVHTHMDAPSGIGHTTDTHRTGTIAAAVGGTTTIVDYAPQPKEGTLLDAYGTWSDKAAGEAVIDYSFHVTASHLYEGFASDLATLVTEGIPSFKVFMAYKGDVMLDDGELFDVLRNAGRKGAQINIHAENGDVIDRIAADLVREGMTAPKYHELARPAQTEVEAVRRAIAIAEMAEAPAYFVHLSTEGAVEEVAAARQRGLPISAETCTHYLTLNRSVYDAPGFDAAKYVLTPPLREQEHVEGLWRGLKTGAVGIVSSDHCPLCMHGQKSLGRDDFRKIPNGGPGVEHRLMVLYDAAVAQGKLGLTRFVEVAAAEPARSAGLYPRKGVIAVGSDADLVIIDPNGTTTVSADTQYQHVDYALWEGWTLNGAINQVYSRGVLVAEDGKFVGPEGHGEFVRRFKN
- a CDS encoding nitrilase-related carbon-nitrogen hydrolase, with the protein product MNQRTLTAAAIQLGPIPLSAPRNEVLDRLVALLHTAADAGATFVVYPELALTSFFPHWRIDDRNELLQFYETDFPHGSVAPIMRAAAQRAVTFEIGYAEVTPEGQLFNTASLVDGTGELARYRKVHLPGFADEQPEAQHQLLEKGYFGVGNLGFPVTEVQRARVGMAICNDRRWPETYRLLALQGAEIACIGYNTPVATPHLPEIDRLTHFQNHLSMQAGAYQNSMWVIGAAKAGVEEGVDQIGGSAIIAPSGEIVAQAHSVEDEVVVAEIDLDMCTRYRAEVFNFLHHRRPELYGPISAAMDPAWPYPMAR
- a CDS encoding FadR/GntR family transcriptional regulator, coding for MAEAALRNELASAKLTRALDIQQVEQLIDLLHVRRGVEREAAVLAASRATPEDLADLRANVEQYDNAVAEHGVDSNLGNDFHRLIIKAAHSPLLETLSNLTLNERIDALEPVLFVITKGHGTIGSDPKEHLAILDALERGDVQEADRVQTEHLTRLITEVEEFARTNDAELFQRILQLAR
- a CDS encoding RidA family protein: MTDLKILHPDGIPAPGGHYSPAVVAGDIVFLAGQTGGDPATGILPDEFEVQVRQALTNFVAAVEGSGSSRERVVKTLCFLADSSTFGTFNEIYKEFFPENPPARSTVGVSFPGNVLFEIEGVALLSK
- a CDS encoding NAD(P)/FAD-dependent oxidoreductase, yielding MRVGVIGAGVVGLSTAWHLVRGGAEVTVLDRTDDDRARASWGNAGHIVPAMSMPLPERRNLTAAATSFYKRSAAVTAPRSYDSETLRFLAEFAGNARHRKWMASLRETMPLNLLAIAAFEELESAGVETTRESAPFTSALTEHREAEGLFAHYAAVAEAGYDIDLRLLAGASLTAVEPLARLKRFGVELSGQSLVHPPKLLQGLREAVESLGVTVDLDIAVDQVERDGDRVIIIGQGARHDFDAVVIATGAALGRLAKPHGVRRPVVAGFGYSMSVEVPENTRGMLYFPSELIASTRLGDRLRVSSLMQIDRPDSGSRAASHARLLRTAQTVLPDADWRTVDDRWFGARPVSSDGKPLLGATDTPGIFVNGGHGMWGVTLGPITGKLVAASVLSSGRTRPPRGTEATR
- a CDS encoding aspartate/glutamate racemase family protein — translated: MSRPRILVINPNRSVSMTRAIDSVARAAAPETEVMTLCVSYGPESIESEADAALAAVAVLECILEHPAYDGYVIACFDDPGLEAARELTTQPVVGIAESAARAAAAYTPEDVGVLVVREGVVHRVRDTLARYACGSQAKYHSLDGSVASLARGDDATAQQFEDAARAAAEAGARAAVLACAGFGQYARRIAESSGLEVIDGVVEGVRHATALIREGHQNHPITPMPFSGIRSHRPVWADKADRKATLP
- a CDS encoding amino acid ABC transporter ATP-binding protein, coding for MSQQPMIEAVNVEKHYGDNHVLKGVSLEVERGEVLCLVGASGSGKSTFLRCMNHLEAVDGGELYVEGSLVGYEEKNGKLYELAERQVCKRREDIGMVFQSFNLFPHMTVLQNIIEGPTQVKGESKKVATERAHKLLDRVGLAEKATAYPKQLSGGQQQRVAIARALAMEPKLMLFDEPTSALDPELVGEVLGVMRDLANDGMTMVVVTHEMAFAEEVGDILAFMDGGRIAQIGAPKDVIANPANDKIASFFSRVRHER
- a CDS encoding amino acid ABC transporter permease, which codes for MTSQSVTSSGTRGTPKEVVRIKHWGRWVSGIILVGLLAALIYAFAVGKIDWSYVGQYLTAPAVLSGLWATVYISVLSMLIGIVLGIFFAILRLSPSPVSQFFAWLYIWFFRGTPVYLQLLLWFNLALVFPTIGFFGIFEARTVDVMTPFLAALLGLGVNQGSYLTELIRGGILSVDHGQTQAAQALGMGRIKILRRIVLPQAMRVIVPPLGNEFIGLLKTSSLASAIAFQEVLFRSQQIYFVNTMVMELLLVAAFWYLIVVSIFSIGQYYVERYFARGQAVQQKKGLIEHVTTSLVTLPRSFKGQRKVERKVAKK